The DNA window AAGCATTGCTTTCTTTATAAGTACATATGATAGAGAGAGAACTATCATATGAACTAAAGATCCTCCGGTATGGAATTTAGCACAACAAATAATGTCGAGCATACTGAAGTAATGCCACACAAGACATGCAAAAGGATGGAACACATTAGGCTCAACGAAAATTATGAGGATACATTTTAGAAAGTGATTAGCTCTCAAAGAACAAGAAATCACGGTAATTTTAAAATGTCTGTGGCCCTATGACAAGATAATATCTTGGGACACACTACAAGCAATAGGCATGTTATTGCAAGAAAACAGCTAGTTTTTATGGATGCAGCTTATGTGAAGTTTATATTGTAGTATTAATATTGGAAATTTTGATGTGGTAATTGTTTTGTAATGTTGACCATTCTTTGCAACATCCACAATCTAGTAAGCTAGAACGTCAAAACTATGCATAAATTAGCAGGTACAAAAAAAAGACTCCTATGAATGTCAAGCATTTCAATAAGCTGAAAGAAGACAAATCTTTCGTAGAGGTTCAATGTTTTAGGAGATAGATAAGTCAACCACAAGCACTCACCTGGCATTTTCTGTGACAACCCAAGCAATCGACAAAGTTCAGgtgtctgacgacgacgactgACATATGGCAGCAGTTTGCACAGGTCATCTTCATTATATTCAGCAGAAATACCAAAGGTTGCCAGGAGTTGAAGAAATGCATGAGCTTCAAGACAGTTCCCATTACTAGCATCAATGTCAAGACTATCCAACTTGGACTTCCATTCAAATGCAGTCTTTTTTGCTCGCTCTTTGATATCAGTTGTAAGCATGTGTCCCTCCGAAGAGAAACAAGTTATATTGTCAGTTTGCAGCTGTCCAAGTGATTCCATCAACATCAGGCATGTCCTTCTAACACCCAGAAGGTCTCCATCCTTTTTGCCATCCAATACAAGATTATCTCCAGCATAAAAGTCTTCCAGGGAATCCAACACCAGGCCATAAGGATGAGGTGCTTTCTTCAGTGCACTGGGAATTTCCTCCCGGATGGTTGCCAAGTTCTTCCTGTTGTCTGATATGAACTTATGAAGCCCCTTCACGTTCATTTTCTCACAGAGTGAGACAAGCTCAGAACAAGGCTTCAGCGAAGCACTGTCAACTTGAAGGCACACACTCTCTTCAGAAGCCGGTTTAGGCCACTTGACACCAAGATTATCCAGTGCCTTGTCCATTGGGTTGATGGCAGGAACAGGTAAGGACAGCTTGGACttgctaaagatcatagctaACGCAGCATCCCTTTTCTCCTGCAACCTCTCCAAAGAAGTCAGTTCCTTGGCCACAACAGCTGCCTCCCGCTGCTCCAGCATCTTCTCCGATTTCGCGACGGTCACCTGGAACTCCTTCTCCTGCTCTTTCAGCTCATCAAACTTTTTCTTGAGCGACTGCTCAAGGCCACGAAAGTGGTCCTCAAGCTGCTTCCACTTGAGGTTCATGGAGACAGCACTCTGCCTCTCAAGCTCAGCAAAAGCCTGCTGAAGCTGCTCTATCTTAGAGCTTGTCGACTCCATAAGGGCAGCCACGGACTCTAAGTCAGACATGGTGAACTCCTGAAAGGAAAGACAACATAGCTTCTTGATGTCTTCATCCAAAATAGGTATAAAATCCATCGAATTCCAAACAGAAAAAACATGCAAGATCTTTAAATAAATAATCATATTAATTTCTCGAATTAAGTCGACTGTCTGAACACCCTCACAGAAACTACTTTAATTGCAAGAAGACACCAAAGGCATGCATCTACATGGTGTTCCTAGTTTCCACAGAAACATGTAAAAATGCGGATGGGAATGGAGCTCAGCTCCCACCGGAGAAAAATCCACTGCCGAAATCAGGCAGTGTAGCTTTTTGATGGGCTAGTTAGACGCTGAGCTTGGAAATACGTCAAGGATAGCTTGAAAAACAACTTCTAACTAACATCCTCTAGCTAAAACCATCGCAGTTAATGCCTAATGCTTCACCCAAACCGCTCAGATCTGAGATTCCAGATAAGGGATAGAAGCTACCTCGGCTTAGGGCAAGAGGATTGCGTCGTGGGGGCGGAATCCGGATGGCAGCAGACGGGTCGATGCCGTGGATAGCTCGCGTCCGGAAGGAGGAGGCGGCCCGGCGTCTGTGTTGGTGGAGCAGGGTATGCGAGGAGGCAGGCTGGCTGGGTGTGGGCGGACGTCCTGCTGCGGGAGGAAGGCGGCCCGATTCGCGCCCTCCGAGAGGCACAGGGAGGTTGGTggttgcggccggcggcgggcagGGCCGAACCCTAGTCGCCGCGCTTCCGCCCTTGGCGTCCGTCGGTGGGCGGCCGAATGAGGGGTAGGGGTGAACGGGAAGGTGAGGGATACGGCCTTTTACTGAATGGCAGGAGGCGCGTAAATAATTAAGAAGTTCAGTAGCACTTTCGTTTCTGCAAAGCCGCACAAGCCAGCAGAACTGCAGAAGCGACCCTCGCAATTTTGAGAGTTTCTACTGAGGAATTGCTTTAAGGAGCTGTTAGCGCTAGCACGTGGGATGGAAAAATTTTCATTGGACACTCCTTTGTAATATTAAAAATTTATATTGCAACATTCAAGATCACTACTTGCAatattaaaaaatatatataggAATAACTCTATCATGAAAATTTCCACCGTAACATTACACTATATTTAATACAACATCTAATAAGAACAACAATGTGTAGAAATAGAGTTACGTAACATCGATACTTACTTTTTGCAATATTTAAATATTATAATTGCGATATTTTTGAACAACAATTGCAACGTtccaaaaaaatattttttaaaaaaataataaaataaatagaattAGTCGATTAGATTAAAAGTGTGCAACATGACAAATCAATTATTGAAACATTTAGAATAAATTTATGCAACATTCTAAAATAGATGTTGCAATATCACATTGCATCTCAAACATATTAAAAATGATCACTGCAACATCATAAATCAACCCATCGAATAATCTTAAAATAACTATTGCAACATTAATAATCAACTGAAAACTCCCACTGTAACATTAGTAATCAACTTAAACTCCTGTTGCAACATTATCGTATCCCTACCGTAACAAAAAGTTACGTAAAAAGTTCATCGCAACATCGGTCATGACATTGAAGTGCCTTTCCCGCTGCAACATCATCTCATACCTATCGCAACAAAACTATGTGAAAAAAAATCCTACTACAACATCAGTGAGTTAGGTTGGGGGAAGCAAACGAGCTGATGGGAAGTG is part of the Panicum hallii strain FIL2 chromosome 2, PHallii_v3.1, whole genome shotgun sequence genome and encodes:
- the LOC112880625 gene encoding FRIGIDA-like protein 3; amino-acid sequence: MSDLESVAALMESTSSKIEQLQQAFAELERQSAVSMNLKWKQLEDHFRGLEQSLKKKFDELKEQEKEFQVTVAKSEKMLEQREAAVVAKELTSLERLQEKRDAALAMIFSKSKLSLPVPAINPMDKALDNLGVKWPKPASEESVCLQVDSASLKPCSELVSLCEKMNVKGLHKFISDNRKNLATIREEIPSALKKAPHPYGLVLDSLEDFYAGDNLVLDGKKDGDLLGVRRTCLMLMESLGQLQTDNITCFSSEGHMLTTDIKERAKKTAFEWKSKLDSLDIDASNGNCLEAHAFLQLLATFGISAEYNEDDLCKLLPYVSRRRQTPELCRLLGLSQKMPGVIGVLVETGKPIDAINLAYAFELTEQFEPVQLLKAYLRDVKKVSHAKNAKMSSGAQNEMNERELSALKVVIKCIEEHKLEEHYPVDPLQKRVLQLEKAKADKRRAVEAAKPQSKRPRANGSAFAPRATSFTDKSFYPTTPERHPSYPYERQFVYGAEAHHPPMMSSAPYTIQPAPAPYYGNGYPVQYQVPYIH